A genome region from Thermococcus gorgonarius includes the following:
- a CDS encoding glutamate--tRNA ligase yields MEVETLIWKYALVNAYTHKGKANPKAVIGKVLGENPELRPKAKEIIPLVNQIVEKVNAMSIEEQEGKLKELYPEFFEEKKEKKEEKKGLPPLPKAERGKVVTRFAPNPDGAFHLGNARAAILSHEYARMYDGKFILRFDDTDPKVKRPEPIFYEWIKEDLEWLGFKIDEIHIASDRLEIYYDYAEKLIKMGKAYVCTCPPEKFRELRDEGIACPHRDESVEVQLERWRKMLNGEYKEGEAVVRIKTDLKHPNPAVRDWPALRIIDNPNHPRTGNKYRVWPLYNFASAIDDHELGVTHIFRGQEHAENETRQRYVYEYLGWEYPVTVHHGRLSIEGVILSKSKTRKGIEEGKYFGWDDPRLGTIRALRRRGIQPEAIRELIIEVGLKRSDTTVSWDNLAAINRKIVEPIANRYFFVADPVPMYIEGYDKEFVAEIPLHPDHPERGTRKLKFEPGKPVYVSKDDIELFTPGNFVRLKDLFNVEIVEANENGIKAKFHSVEYEIARENRWRMVHWVTEGKPCEVWVPEGEELIIRQGLLEEDADVKVDEIVQFERFGFVRIDEVKDGKVRAIFAHK; encoded by the coding sequence ATGGAAGTTGAGACGCTAATCTGGAAGTACGCTCTGGTTAACGCTTACACCCACAAGGGAAAGGCAAACCCGAAAGCCGTTATCGGAAAGGTTCTCGGTGAGAACCCCGAGCTAAGACCAAAGGCCAAGGAGATAATCCCCCTCGTTAATCAGATAGTTGAGAAAGTTAACGCCATGAGCATCGAGGAGCAGGAGGGAAAGCTAAAGGAGCTTTATCCCGAGTTCTTTGAGGAGAAGAAGGAGAAGAAGGAAGAGAAGAAGGGCCTTCCACCACTCCCCAAGGCTGAGAGGGGAAAAGTCGTCACGCGCTTTGCCCCTAACCCCGACGGTGCCTTCCATCTCGGAAACGCGAGGGCGGCTATTCTAAGCCACGAGTATGCCCGCATGTACGACGGCAAGTTCATCCTCCGCTTCGACGACACGGATCCGAAGGTCAAGAGGCCCGAGCCCATCTTTTATGAGTGGATTAAGGAAGACTTGGAGTGGCTTGGCTTTAAGATTGACGAAATCCACATAGCAAGCGACAGGCTTGAAATCTACTATGACTACGCCGAGAAGCTGATCAAGATGGGCAAGGCCTACGTCTGCACCTGCCCGCCCGAGAAGTTCCGCGAGCTTAGGGACGAGGGGATTGCCTGCCCGCACAGGGACGAGTCTGTGGAGGTTCAGCTGGAGCGCTGGAGGAAGATGCTCAACGGTGAGTACAAGGAGGGCGAAGCGGTAGTCAGGATAAAGACCGACCTCAAGCACCCGAACCCCGCCGTAAGGGACTGGCCGGCTTTAAGAATCATAGACAACCCAAACCACCCAAGGACGGGCAACAAGTACCGCGTCTGGCCGCTATACAACTTCGCATCGGCCATAGACGACCACGAGCTTGGAGTTACCCACATCTTCCGCGGGCAGGAGCATGCTGAGAACGAGACAAGGCAGAGGTACGTTTACGAGTACTTGGGCTGGGAATACCCGGTAACGGTACACCACGGAAGGCTGAGCATTGAGGGAGTTATCCTCAGCAAGTCCAAGACGAGAAAGGGCATTGAGGAAGGTAAGTACTTCGGCTGGGACGACCCGAGGCTTGGAACCATCAGGGCACTTAGGAGGCGCGGAATCCAGCCTGAGGCCATTAGGGAGCTCATTATAGAGGTCGGCCTCAAGAGGAGCGATACGACGGTGAGCTGGGACAACCTGGCGGCCATAAACAGGAAGATAGTCGAGCCGATAGCCAACCGCTACTTCTTCGTCGCTGATCCTGTTCCGATGTACATTGAGGGCTATGACAAGGAGTTCGTCGCCGAAATACCTCTCCATCCAGACCACCCGGAGAGGGGAACGAGAAAGCTGAAGTTTGAGCCAGGCAAGCCGGTGTACGTTTCCAAGGACGACATTGAGCTGTTCACGCCAGGCAACTTCGTCCGCCTGAAGGACCTCTTCAACGTTGAGATAGTTGAAGCCAACGAGAACGGCATCAAAGCTAAGTTCCACAGTGTTGAGTACGAGATAGCCAGGGAAAACCGCTGGAGGATGGTTCACTGGGTAACCGAGGGCAAGCCCTGCGAGGTCTGGGTTCCGGAGGGCGAGGAGCTGATAATAAGGCAGGGCCTCCTCGAGGAGGATGCAGACGTTAAGGTTGACGAGATTGTTCAGTTCGAGCGCTTTGGCTTTGTGAGAATAGATGAGGTAAAAGACGGAAAAGTCAGGGCGATATTCGCCCACAAGTAA